A window of the Kosakonia radicincitans DSM 16656 genome harbors these coding sequences:
- the yjbE gene encoding exopolysaccharide production protein YjbE: MKKVLYGIFAISALAATSAFAAPVQIGEAAGSAATSVSAGSSAATSVSTVGSAVGVALAATGGGDGSNTGTTTTTTTSTQ; the protein is encoded by the coding sequence ATGAAAAAAGTCCTGTATGGCATTTTTGCCATATCCGCGCTTGCGGCGACTTCTGCTTTTGCTGCACCGGTGCAAATCGGTGAAGCGGCAGGGTCGGCAGCGACCTCTGTCTCGGCAGGTAGTTCTGCTGCGACGAGCGTCAGCACCGTAGGGTCTGCGGTGGGTGTCGCGCTGGCGGCAACCGGTGGCGGCGATGGCTCCAACACGGGAACCACGACCACCACGACCACAAGTACTCAGTAA
- the pgi gene encoding glucose-6-phosphate isomerase, producing the protein MKNINPTQTSAWQALQKHYADMKDVTIADLFAKDGDRFSKFSATFDDLMLVDFSKNRITQETLDKLLALAKETELTAAIKSMFSGEKINRTEDRAVLHVALRNRSNTPILVDGKDVMPEVNAVLEKMKTFSEAIISGAWKGYTGKPITDVVNIGIGGSDLGPFMVTEALRPYKNHLNMHFVSNVDGTHIAEVLKKVNPETTLFLVASKTFTTQETMTNAHSARDWFLKTAGDEKHVAKHFAALSTNGKAVGEFGIDTANMFEFWDWVGGRYSLWSAIGLSIILSVGFDNFVELLSGAHAMDKHFSTTELSKNLPVLLALIGIWYNNFFGAETEAILPYDQYMHRFAAYFQQGNMESNGKYVDRNGNAVDYQTGPIIWGEPGTNGQHAFYQLIHQGTKMVPCDFIAPAITHNALSDHHQKLLSNFFAQTEALAFGKSREVVEQEYRDQGKDPATLEHVVPFKVFEGNRPTNSILLREITPFSLGALIALYEHKIFTQGAILNIFTFDQWGVELGKQLANRILPELGDDKAISSHDSSTNGLINRYKSWRG; encoded by the coding sequence ATGAAAAACATCAACCCAACGCAGACCTCTGCCTGGCAGGCATTACAAAAACACTACGCTGACATGAAGGACGTCACTATCGCGGATCTGTTCGCGAAAGACGGCGACCGTTTTAGTAAGTTTTCCGCAACCTTCGATGATCTGATGCTGGTGGATTTCTCCAAAAACCGCATCACGCAAGAGACTCTGGATAAACTGCTGGCGCTCGCCAAAGAGACAGAGCTGACAGCGGCCATTAAGTCCATGTTCTCCGGCGAAAAGATTAACCGCACCGAAGATCGCGCCGTCCTGCACGTTGCGCTGCGTAACCGTAGCAATACCCCGATTCTGGTTGATGGCAAAGATGTGATGCCGGAAGTGAACGCTGTGCTGGAGAAGATGAAAACCTTCTCTGAAGCGATCATTTCAGGCGCATGGAAAGGCTATACCGGCAAACCGATCACTGACGTGGTGAACATCGGTATTGGCGGCTCCGACCTCGGTCCGTTTATGGTCACCGAAGCACTGCGCCCTTACAAAAATCACCTGAACATGCATTTCGTCTCTAACGTCGATGGTACGCATATCGCCGAAGTGCTGAAAAAAGTGAACCCGGAAACCACGCTGTTCCTCGTGGCCTCTAAAACCTTCACTACCCAGGAAACCATGACCAACGCTCACAGCGCGCGCGACTGGTTCCTGAAAACCGCCGGTGACGAAAAACACGTTGCGAAACACTTCGCCGCACTCTCCACCAACGGCAAAGCGGTTGGTGAGTTTGGTATCGACACCGCGAACATGTTTGAATTCTGGGATTGGGTGGGCGGCCGCTACTCGCTGTGGTCTGCCATCGGTCTGTCGATCATCCTCTCCGTGGGCTTCGACAACTTTGTTGAGCTGCTCTCCGGCGCTCACGCGATGGACAAACACTTCTCCACCACTGAGCTGTCGAAAAACCTGCCGGTGCTGCTGGCGCTGATCGGCATCTGGTACAACAACTTCTTCGGTGCTGAAACCGAAGCGATCCTGCCGTACGACCAGTACATGCACCGCTTTGCCGCCTACTTCCAGCAGGGCAACATGGAATCTAACGGTAAATATGTTGACCGTAACGGCAACGCCGTGGATTACCAGACCGGCCCGATTATCTGGGGTGAGCCGGGAACTAACGGTCAGCACGCGTTCTATCAGCTGATTCACCAGGGAACCAAAATGGTGCCGTGTGATTTCATCGCGCCGGCCATCACCCACAACGCGCTTTCCGATCATCACCAGAAGCTGCTGTCTAACTTCTTCGCACAGACCGAAGCGCTGGCGTTTGGCAAATCCCGTGAAGTGGTTGAGCAGGAATATCGTGATCAGGGTAAAGATCCGGCCACGCTGGAACACGTTGTGCCGTTCAAAGTGTTTGAAGGCAACCGTCCGACCAACTCCATCCTGCTGCGTGAAATCACACCGTTTAGCCTCGGTGCATTGATTGCGCTCTACGAGCACAAGATCTTCACCCAGGGCGCTATCCTCAATATCTTCACCTTTGACCAGTGGGGCGTGGAGCTGGGTAAACAGCTGGCGAACCGCATTCTGCCTGAGCTGGGCGATGATAAAGCCATCTCCAGCCATGACAGTTCAACCAACGGTCTGATTAACCGCTACAAATCCTGGCGCGGCTAA
- the lysC gene encoding lysine-sensitive aspartokinase 3 — translation MTSLVVAKFGGTSVADYDAMNRSADVVLADASVRLVVLSASAGVTNLLVALSEGLEASERFVKLDAIRKIQFDILERMANPSVIREEIERLLENITTLAEAASLATSTALTDELVSHGELMSTLLFVEVLRERNVQAQWFDVRKVMRTSDRFGRAEPDVAALAELSAQQLAPRLSEGLIITQGFIGSEAKGRTTTLGRGGSDYTAALLGEALHASRVDIWTDVPGIYTTDPRVVPAAKRIDEIAFEEAAEMATFGAKVLHPATLLPAVRSDIPVFVGSSKDPKAGGTLVCNKTTNPPLFRALALRRRQTLLTLHSLNMLHSRGFLAEVFGILARHNISVDLITTSEVSVALTLDTTGSTSTGDTLLTQSLLTELSSLCRVEVEENLALVALIGNELSKACGVGKEVFGVLDPFNIRMICYGASSHNLCFLVPGAEAEQVVQKLHHNLFE, via the coding sequence ATGACGAGTTTAGTTGTCGCCAAATTTGGTGGCACCAGTGTTGCCGATTACGATGCCATGAACCGCAGTGCGGACGTGGTGCTTGCCGATGCCAGCGTCCGTCTGGTTGTTCTCTCTGCCTCTGCGGGCGTGACCAATCTGCTGGTTGCCCTGTCTGAAGGGCTGGAAGCCAGCGAGCGCTTCGTAAAACTCGACGCTATCCGCAAAATTCAGTTCGATATCCTGGAACGTATGGCGAATCCTTCCGTGATTCGTGAAGAGATCGAACGCCTGCTGGAAAATATCACCACCCTGGCGGAAGCCGCCTCACTCGCGACCTCGACTGCCCTGACCGACGAACTGGTCAGCCACGGCGAATTAATGTCGACTCTGCTGTTTGTTGAAGTGCTGCGTGAACGTAACGTTCAGGCACAGTGGTTTGACGTGCGTAAAGTCATGCGTACCAGCGATCGCTTTGGCCGTGCCGAGCCGGATGTCGCAGCGCTGGCGGAGCTTTCCGCCCAGCAGCTCGCGCCGCGCCTCAGCGAAGGGTTAATCATTACCCAGGGCTTTATCGGTAGCGAAGCCAAAGGCCGTACTACCACGCTGGGCCGTGGCGGCAGCGACTATACGGCAGCCCTGCTGGGTGAAGCGCTGCACGCCTCGCGTGTGGATATCTGGACAGATGTTCCGGGCATCTACACCACCGATCCGCGCGTTGTTCCGGCAGCAAAACGCATTGATGAAATCGCCTTTGAAGAAGCGGCTGAGATGGCCACTTTTGGCGCGAAAGTGCTGCATCCGGCCACCCTGTTACCCGCCGTGCGCAGCGACATTCCGGTGTTTGTCGGCTCCAGCAAAGACCCAAAAGCAGGCGGTACGCTGGTATGCAACAAAACCACTAATCCACCGCTGTTCCGCGCGCTGGCGCTGCGCCGCAGACAAACGCTGCTGACGCTACACAGCCTGAATATGCTGCACTCCCGTGGCTTCCTGGCCGAAGTGTTCGGCATCCTCGCGCGACACAATATCTCTGTCGATCTGATCACCACCTCGGAAGTGAGCGTGGCGCTGACGCTGGATACCACCGGCTCAACGTCAACCGGCGATACGCTGCTGACCCAGTCGCTGCTGACCGAGCTGTCATCGCTGTGCCGCGTGGAAGTAGAAGAGAATCTGGCGCTGGTGGCGCTGATTGGCAATGAGCTGTCGAAAGCCTGCGGTGTGGGGAAAGAGGTGTTTGGCGTGCTCGACCCGTTCAACATCCGCATGATCTGCTACGGCGCGTCCAGCCATAACCTCTGCTTCCTGGTGCCTGGCGCCGAAGCCGAGCAGGTTGTACAGAAGCTGCATCATAATTTGTTTGAATAA
- the panS gene encoding ketopantoate/pantoate/pantothenate transporter PanS: MLATLTRLFPLWALLLSVLAYYFPPTFIAIGPWVATLLMLIMFGMGVHLKLDDFKRVLSRPAPVAAGIFLHYLVMPLAAWLLALLFKMPPDLSAGMVLVGSVASGTASNVMIYLAKGDVALSVTISSVSTLVGVIATPLLTRLYVDAHIQVDVMGMLLSILQIVVIPIALGLIVHHLFPRVVKAVEPYLPAFSMVCILAIISAVVAGSAAYIASVGLVVIVAVILHNSIGLLGGYWGGRLFGFDESTCRTLAIEVGMQNSGLAAALGKIYFSPLAALPGALFSVWHNLSGSLLAGYWSGKPVDGRNADTVKEG, from the coding sequence ATGCTCGCAACACTGACGCGGCTGTTCCCGTTATGGGCGCTGCTGCTTTCCGTCCTCGCTTATTACTTCCCGCCCACGTTCATTGCCATCGGCCCGTGGGTGGCCACGCTGCTGATGCTGATTATGTTCGGCATGGGCGTGCACCTGAAACTCGATGATTTTAAACGCGTGCTCTCTCGCCCGGCGCCGGTCGCCGCAGGGATTTTCCTGCACTATCTGGTGATGCCGCTGGCGGCATGGCTGCTGGCGTTGCTCTTTAAAATGCCGCCGGATTTGTCCGCCGGAATGGTGCTGGTCGGCAGCGTCGCCAGCGGTACGGCGTCGAACGTGATGATCTATCTGGCAAAAGGCGACGTCGCGCTGTCTGTCACCATCTCTTCCGTCTCAACACTGGTCGGTGTGATCGCAACGCCGCTGCTGACGCGCCTGTACGTCGATGCTCATATCCAGGTGGATGTGATGGGTATGCTGCTCAGTATTTTGCAAATTGTGGTGATCCCAATAGCGCTGGGGTTGATTGTGCATCATCTGTTCCCGCGCGTGGTGAAAGCGGTCGAACCTTATCTGCCCGCCTTCTCAATGGTTTGTATTCTGGCGATCATCAGCGCGGTAGTGGCCGGTTCTGCGGCGTATATCGCCTCGGTTGGTCTGGTGGTGATTGTCGCGGTGATCCTGCACAACAGCATCGGTTTACTGGGCGGTTACTGGGGCGGACGCCTGTTCGGTTTTGATGAATCCACCTGCCGCACGCTGGCGATTGAAGTGGGCATGCAAAACTCCGGTCTGGCCGCCGCGCTGGGCAAAATCTACTTCTCCCCGCTCGCCGCGCTGCCTGGCGCGTTGTTCTCCGTCTGGCATAACCTTTCTGGCTCGCTACTGGCGGGTTACTGGTCCGGTAAACCCGTCGACGGGCGTAACGCGGATACGGTGAAAGAGGGTTAA
- a CDS encoding helix-turn-helix domain-containing protein yields the protein MIDDAIKAADQLVKQVPFLGNRPSREDYEHALAMVEQLLEQAPDSPLVELLAAKIERYEDNDPELVAFNTRVASLPRGVAALRVLMDQYGLNQSSFGHEIGQRSLVSRILNGERNLTVDHIRALAERFNVSTDVFIEPVSQTAG from the coding sequence ATGATTGATGATGCAATAAAGGCAGCCGATCAACTGGTGAAACAGGTCCCTTTTCTGGGGAATCGCCCCAGCAGAGAGGACTACGAACACGCGCTGGCGATGGTTGAACAATTGCTTGAGCAGGCTCCGGATAGTCCACTGGTCGAACTACTTGCGGCGAAAATAGAACGCTATGAGGATAATGATCCGGAACTTGTGGCATTTAATACACGCGTGGCGTCACTGCCACGAGGTGTCGCCGCCCTGCGCGTTTTGATGGATCAGTATGGATTAAATCAATCTTCCTTTGGCCATGAAATTGGTCAGCGTTCTCTGGTGAGCCGTATTCTCAATGGCGAACGTAACCTGACGGTCGATCATATTCGGGCTCTGGCTGAGCGATTTAATGTTTCAACTGATGTATTTATTGAGCCCGTTAGCCAGACGGCAGGTTAA
- a CDS encoding type II toxin-antitoxin system HigB family toxin, producing the protein MHVISRRPFDSAANDFPNHALVLDAVYKVLKSTSYRNPDELREEFPSLDRMKYRDKWWVINIAGNHLRMLFFADFGAGKIFVKHIVTHAEYDKLVKRYRETKE; encoded by the coding sequence ATGCACGTCATATCAAGGAGGCCGTTTGATAGTGCGGCCAACGATTTTCCAAACCATGCCCTTGTGCTGGATGCTGTTTACAAGGTGCTGAAAAGTACATCTTACCGCAATCCTGATGAATTGAGAGAAGAGTTCCCCAGCCTGGACAGAATGAAATACCGGGATAAATGGTGGGTTATCAATATCGCGGGCAATCATCTGAGAATGCTGTTTTTTGCGGATTTCGGGGCGGGAAAAATTTTCGTGAAGCACATTGTGACGCATGCTGAGTATGACAAACTGGTGAAGCGTTACCGGGAGACTAAAGAATGA
- a CDS encoding DUF3811 domain-containing protein: MALTRLTQKEMTESEQRELKTLLDRARIAHGRPLSNSEANHVKKEYIDKLMEQREAEVKKARKVKKQRAYKPDESTTFSWSANTSTRGRR; encoded by the coding sequence ATGGCCCTGACCAGACTGACGCAAAAAGAGATGACGGAGAGCGAACAACGGGAGCTAAAAACCCTGCTCGATCGCGCCCGTATCGCGCACGGACGCCCGCTCAGCAATTCTGAAGCGAATCATGTGAAAAAAGAGTACATCGATAAGCTGATGGAACAGCGTGAAGCGGAAGTGAAGAAAGCCCGCAAGGTTAAAAAACAGCGGGCTTATAAACCAGATGAGAGCACGACCTTTTCCTGGTCGGCGAATACTTCAACGCGCGGCAGACGCTAA
- the rluF gene encoding 23S rRNA pseudouridine(2604) synthase RluF encodes MLPTQSTRLNKYISESGICSRREADRYIEQGNVFINGKRAGIGDQVVAGDVVKVNGQLIEPRNAEDLVFIALNKPVGIVSTTEDGEKDNIVDFVNHSSRIFPIGRLDKDSQGLIFLTNHGDLVNKILRAGNDHEKEYLVTVNKPVTDEFIRGMGAGVPILGTVTKKCKVKKEAPFTFRITLVQGLNRQIRRMCEHFGYEVTKLERTRIMNVSLTGLPPGEWRDLTDDELIALFKLIENSSSEAKPKAKAKPQAARKPAVNVAKPEEKNRGKPAGKRFTQPGRKKKGR; translated from the coding sequence ATGCTGCCAACCCAATCAACACGTTTAAACAAATATATCAGCGAAAGCGGGATTTGCTCGCGTCGTGAGGCCGATCGTTATATCGAGCAGGGCAATGTTTTTATCAACGGCAAGCGTGCCGGGATTGGCGATCAGGTTGTCGCCGGAGACGTTGTCAAAGTGAACGGTCAACTTATCGAGCCGCGAAATGCAGAAGATCTGGTATTTATCGCGTTGAATAAACCGGTTGGCATTGTCAGTACCACTGAAGACGGCGAAAAAGACAATATTGTTGATTTTGTTAATCATAGCAGCCGCATCTTCCCCATTGGCCGTCTGGACAAAGATTCGCAGGGGCTGATTTTTCTCACTAATCACGGCGACTTAGTGAATAAAATCCTGCGTGCAGGTAACGACCACGAAAAAGAGTATCTGGTAACCGTCAACAAACCGGTGACCGATGAGTTTATTCGGGGTATGGGCGCGGGCGTGCCGATCCTCGGTACGGTAACCAAAAAATGCAAGGTTAAGAAAGAAGCGCCTTTCACCTTCCGCATCACGCTGGTGCAGGGGCTGAACCGCCAGATCCGCCGCATGTGCGAGCATTTCGGCTATGAAGTCACGAAGCTGGAGCGCACGCGTATTATGAACGTCAGCCTCACCGGGCTGCCGCCGGGCGAGTGGCGCGATTTAACCGACGACGAACTGATCGCGCTGTTCAAACTGATTGAGAACTCATCCTCAGAAGCAAAGCCGAAAGCCAAAGCAAAACCGCAGGCGGCGAGAAAACCTGCCGTCAATGTCGCGAAGCCCGAAGAGAAAAATCGGGGCAAGCCGGCAGGTAAACGCTTTACCCAGCCGGGCAGGAAGAAGAAAGGGCGCTGA
- a CDS encoding Na/Pi cotransporter family protein, which produces MLTLLHLLSAVALLVWGTHIVRTGVMRVFGARLRTVLSRSVEKKPLAFCAGIGVTALVQSSNATTMLVTSFVAQDLVALTPALVIVLGADVGTALMARVLTFDLSWLSPLLIFIGVIFFLGRKQTREGQLGRVSIGLGLILLALELIVQAVTPITQASGVQVIFASLTGDILLDALIGAVFAIISYSSLAAVLLTATLAAASIISFPVALCLVIGANLGSGLLAMLNNSAANAAARRVALGSLLFKLVGSLIILPFVHVLASSMQKLPLPEAELVIYFHVFYNLIRCLAMVPFAGPMAQFCKRIISDEQELDARLKPKHLDSSALDTPTLALANAARETLRMGDAMELMLEGLHKVMHGEPRQEKELRKLADDVNVLYTAIKLYLARMPKEELAEEESKRWAEIIEMSLNLEQASDIVERMGSEIADKSLAARRAFSGEGLKELDALHERLVGNLKLAMSVFFSSDVTSARRLRRSKHRFRIMNRRYAHAHVDRLHQQNVQSIETSSLHLGLLGDMKRLNSLFCSVAYGVLEQPDEDDDRDDY; this is translated from the coding sequence GTGCTGACTTTGCTTCATCTGTTATCTGCTGTTGCCTTGCTGGTATGGGGTACCCATATTGTCCGTACCGGCGTGATGCGCGTCTTTGGCGCCCGTTTACGGACGGTGCTCAGCCGCAGCGTGGAGAAAAAACCGCTCGCCTTCTGCGCGGGTATCGGCGTGACCGCGCTGGTGCAGAGCAGCAACGCGACGACCATGCTGGTGACATCCTTCGTGGCGCAGGATTTAGTGGCGCTGACCCCGGCACTGGTGATTGTGCTTGGTGCCGATGTCGGGACCGCGCTGATGGCGCGCGTGCTGACCTTCGATCTCTCCTGGCTGTCGCCGCTGCTGATCTTTATCGGCGTGATTTTCTTCCTCGGCCGCAAACAAACCCGTGAAGGACAACTGGGTCGCGTCAGTATTGGCCTCGGGCTGATCCTGCTGGCGCTGGAACTCATCGTGCAGGCGGTGACGCCAATCACCCAGGCAAGTGGGGTTCAGGTGATTTTTGCCTCGCTGACAGGTGATATCCTGCTGGATGCGCTGATTGGCGCGGTCTTTGCGATTATCAGTTATTCAAGCCTGGCCGCCGTACTGCTGACGGCAACGCTGGCCGCCGCCAGTATTATTTCGTTTCCGGTGGCGCTGTGCCTGGTGATTGGCGCTAACCTTGGTTCCGGTTTGCTGGCGATGCTGAATAACAGTGCGGCGAATGCCGCAGCCCGCCGGGTGGCGCTCGGCAGCCTGCTGTTTAAGCTGGTAGGCAGCCTGATTATTCTGCCGTTTGTCCATGTGCTCGCCAGTTCGATGCAAAAACTGCCGCTGCCGGAAGCGGAACTGGTGATTTACTTCCACGTTTTCTACAACCTGATCCGCTGTCTGGCGATGGTGCCGTTTGCCGGGCCGATGGCGCAATTTTGTAAACGCATCATTAGCGATGAACAGGAGCTGGATGCGCGTCTGAAACCCAAACATCTCGACAGCTCTGCGCTGGATACGCCGACGCTGGCGCTGGCGAATGCCGCGCGCGAAACGCTGCGCATGGGTGATGCGATGGAGCTGATGCTGGAAGGGTTGCATAAAGTGATGCACGGCGAGCCGCGGCAGGAGAAAGAGCTGCGCAAGCTGGCGGATGACGTCAACGTACTTTATACCGCGATCAAGCTCTATCTGGCGCGTATGCCGAAAGAGGAACTGGCGGAAGAGGAGTCAAAACGCTGGGCGGAAATTATCGAGATGTCGCTTAACCTGGAGCAGGCTTCCGATATTGTCGAGCGGATGGGTAGCGAAATCGCCGACAAATCGTTAGCCGCACGACGTGCTTTTTCAGGGGAAGGGCTGAAAGAGCTGGATGCGCTGCATGAACGGCTGGTGGGGAATCTGAAACTGGCGATGTCGGTGTTTTTCTCCAGCGATGTCACCAGTGCCCGCCGACTGCGGCGCAGCAAGCACCGCTTCCGTATTATGAACCGGCGCTACGCGCATGCGCACGTTGATCGACTGCATCAGCAAAACGTTCAGAGCATTGAAACCAGTTCGTTGCACCTTGGCCTGCTGGGAGACATGAAACGACTCAACTCACTGTTCTGCTCGGTGGCTTACGGCGTTCTGGAACAACCTGATGAAGATGACGATCGCGACGATTATTAA